CACTGGTCACTTGTTGAATCTTGGGCACGAATTCTTTGAGCAGCGTCCAACGAGCCACGGTCTCGGTCCTCCCCAAAAGCATAGCCCGGTAAAAGATGGAATCCATGGCCATATAAAAGGAAGCGGCCACTTGATTTTTGGCCTTCTGGAGTTCCTTGGCCCCCACCAACTCGGTTTGTATCCGCTTGATTTGGGCCTCCAAGGCTGCCTCAAGCTGGGCCACAGTCTTCCCCGGCATGGGTTGGCCGTAAAGGAAAAACAGAAAGGGGTCGGTGGTGTCGAAATCATAATCCGCCCCGGCCTCCAGGGCCAGTTTCTGCTGGTACACCAGGTCGTGATATAAACGGGAGCTGCGGCCCTGGGAGAGAATCCGGACCAGCAACTCCAGAGGATAGGCGTCGGCGCTCTCCCAGTTGGGGACGTGATAGTTTATGAGGACAGAAGGAAACTGCGCCTCCCGATGCACCTCCACCCGGGTCGGGCCGTAATGCTTGGGTTCCTTGGCGGTCACCTTGGGGGGCTCCGGCCCCGCCGGCAATTTGCCGAAAGTCGCTTCGATCTGGGCCAGCGCGTCTTTGGGGTCGATATCGCCCACCACTACCAGGGTACAGTTATTGGGCAGATAGTAACGATGGTAGTAATTCTGGTAATCTTCCAGGGAGATGCTCTCGATGTCGTTGAGCCAACCGATCACCGGCCACTGATAGGGATGGGCTTTGAACGTCGCGGCCATGGCGGCTTCCTGCATGAAGCTGCCGGGATCGTCTTCGGTGCGCATGCGCCGCTCTTCGATAACCACCTTTTTTTCGAGATCGAAGGCCTTTTGATCCACATTGATGTCTCGCATGCGGTCCGCTTCCATCTCCAGCCAATGCCGCAACTGGTCCTTGGGGCCAGTTTCAAAGTAGGCGGTATAATTCCTGGAGGTAAAGGCGTTATCCGTGCCGCCCACCTTTTGCACCTCCTTGGAGAAATACTTGGGATCGTATTTGGCCGTGCCTTTGAACATCAGGTGCTCGCACAGATGCGAGAGGCCGGTCTTGCCCAGACATTCATTGCGGGAGCCCACCCGATACCAAACCTGGAGGGTGATAATGGGGGCCCGAGGTTCACGCAAGAGCAGCACCTTAAGGCCATTGCCCAGTTTATGTTCCACTACCTTGTTAAAAAGATTGCCATCCTCGGCCGCTTTTAAGGGGAGGGCGCTCAAGCCTAGCCAACAGACGGCCACGAGGGCCATCAGCAGCCTAAGTCCAACCCGGCCGGCGCCGCCAAATTTCAGACGTTCTGTGGTGAAAATCATAAGGATTCTGTCTTTAGAGTAGTGTAAGGGTCAGAAAATAAATTGTGCATAATTATTAACTTAACCTAAATTCTCCCCGGATAGATTTCAAGGGAGCCTTGCAAAGATTATCCCGGCCCGGCGGGGTGTCGCCCGTCTGGCCCGGCCAGGGCTGCGGCTTTGGGCCGGGGCGTCCAGACCGCAAAGGTGATCAGGGCCGCGAGGCTTGCGCCGGACAGATCCAGAAGGACATCATAACCGCTGCCTCCCCGGAACTTGGTAAAGCTCTGGTGGGCCTCGTCGGTCATGGACACCAGGAGGCAAAGTCCCAAGGCATAAAGAAAAGAGCGTCCCGGATCGGCGCTCAGATGTCCCCGAAAAGCCCGGAACCAGAGAAAGTACATCAGGCCGTAAGCCAGAACATGGCCGGTTTTTCGGAGATAAAAATTGACCATATTAATCTGGGCCGGTTTCAGGACCACGAACCAATCCAGGAGCAATTTCAGCAGCCCAAGGCTTTTCTGAGCCGAGCCTACATCTCCCGACATGACGAGGATTGCCAGGGCCCAGAGGATAGGGGGCAGCCAATAATGCAAAAAGTATGGGTCCCGCCAAAAAATCTTCAACGGCGCAGTTCCCTTTTGGAGAGTTCAAAGTTCAAGGTTAAAAGTTAAAAAACTCGACTTGCCTTAAACCTTGAACCTTGAACCAAATACCCCCTCAAGCTGCCGAAGCCCCCTGGCAGTAATGAAGTTAGCCTTAAGATTCATTAGACTCACTTTCTCAGGATTTTATTAAGGAAGTGATAAACGTAATTCAGGCAGCAAAGATAAGAGATTGATATTCATCGTAAAATATCTAACTATAAAATTGCTTCTAAAAATCGGCCAATGGCCCGACCGCGGCGGCAACCCTCCCTTTATCCCAGGATTGCCTCTACAAAAGCCTCGGCGTCAAAGGGGCGCAGATCTTCCATGGCCTCTCCCACCCCGATGAAGAGCAGCGGTATGCCGGTCTCATGGACAACCGCCAGGGCCACACCCCCCTTGGCGGTGCCGTCCATTTTGGTGAGGATAAGGCCAGTGACCCCCACGGCTTCATGAAATAACCGGGCCTGATTCAAGGCATTCTGCCCGGTGGTGGCGTCCAGGACGAGGAGCACCTCATGAGGCGCGCCGGGAATTTTCTTGGCCGCGGTACGGTGAATCTTTTTCAACTCCTCCATCAAGTTGACTTTGGTGTGGAGCCGACCAGCGGTGTCCACATAAACCGTATCCACGCCCCGGGCTACAGCTGCGGCCAGGCCATCGAAGACCACTGCAGCGGGGTCGGCCCCGGTCTTTTGTTTGACCACCGGAGCGCCCACGCGCTCCCCCCAAATTTCCAACTGCTCCACCGCCGCGGCCCGGAAAGTATCCCCGGCCACCAGCATGGGGGTCAGCCCCAGGTGGCGGTCCCGGTAGGCCAGCTTGGCCAGGCTGGTAGTTTTGCCCACCCCATTGACTCCCACCAGCAGCACCACTCGGGGATGGGCGCTCACTTCCTGAAGGGCCGGGGCCGTGAGCAGGGCGAACATCTCGGCCTTGAGCGCGGCTTTGAGCTTTTCCACATCCGCCAGTTCCCGGCGCTTTAATTTGTCCTGTAACGCCTGGATCAGAAAGAGGCTGGTGTCGACTCCCAGGTCGGCGGTAATCAGCAATTCTTCAAGTTCATCTAAAAGTTCGGCGTCGACAACCTTGCGACCCCTGAATAGCCGGTCCAGCCTGCCGCTGAAGGCTTCCCGGGTCCGGTGCAGCCGTTCCCGGAGGCGCGAAAAGCGCTTGCGGCGAACCACTTCGTTCACTTCCCCGGGAAGTTCCAGGTCCTCGGCTGCTTGAATTTCGGGAGCCACTTCCGCCGCGAGGGTCTCTTGGGAGATCGGTTTCCCGGCTTCGGGGGTGGCTGGGAGGGGCGACAATATGTCGACTTCTGGGGACGTGAGGGGTTCGGGAGGAATCTCGCCAGAAAGTTCGAGCGGGGAGACCGTTTCCTCCGGCGCTAGGACTTCCTCCTGCACTTCCCGGCGCCAGCGGCGAAAAAAGCCGCGGCGTGCAGGCGTAGACTCAGTCTCGGCTGCCACTTCAGGTTCAAAAAGAGAAACCTCCGGGGCCTTAAGTTCGGGCTCCCCGATCGCCTCGGTCCCGGCTTCGGATAATTCCACAGGAGCCTCGGGCTCCGGCGCAGTCTCCTCCACGGGAGCTGCTTCGAGCTCCTCCTCCTGGTCTTTATCCTTGCCTTTGCGGCGGAACCAGCGGCGCATCGCTAGGCCGTGGTAATTTTAGAGAAGTCGGCCATCTTCAGGAAGGTCTGGCTGATGCGGACCAGCAGAGCCAGACGGTTGCGGCGCAGCTTAGGATCCTCAGCCATCACCAGGACCTTATCGAAAAAGCAGTCCACCGGTCCCCTGAGTCTGGCCAAAACCCCGCAGACCTCGGAATAATCCCGTTGCTCCAAGGCCTGAGTCACTTGCTCCTCCATCACTTTCGTGGATTGATAGAGAATGTTCTCTTCCCCATGTTCGAAAAGGGCGGAGTTCACCTCGCCGGGCTCGGCCGCCTGGGCAATATTGATGACCCGTTTAAAGGCCAGGGCCAGGGAAGGAAACTCCGGGTTCTGGCGGAACTCGTGCAGGGCTCGCACCTTGTCCGCCGCGTCCACCACATCCCGCCAGCCCGCGGCCAGAACCGCAGTGATGGTTTCGTGCTCAAAACCTTCCGTCAAAAGGAGATGCTGCAGCCGGGTCTGGAAGAAGTCCAGGACCTCCAGGGCCGTATCCGCCATATTGCGGCTGATTTTGCCCTTGAGAAGTTCAAGCGCTGCGGCCACGGCTGCCGCCAGATCCAGGTGCAGTTCCTGACTGCGGACAATGCGGATGACGGCCAGGGCATGGCGCCTGAGACCATAAGGGTCGGCGGTCCCTGTGGGGCTCAAGCCCACCCCGAAGCAGCCGCAGATAGTGTCCAGGCGGTCCGCCAGACTTACCAGGGCGCCGATCCGATCCTTAGGCAGCTCATCATCGGCATGACGCGGCAGGTAATGGGTGAACAGGGCCTCCGCCACTTCCGGAGCCTCACCGGACAGTTTGGCGTACTGACGGCCCATGACCCCTTGCAGGCTGGGGAATTCCCCCACCATTTCCGTGGTGATGTCGGCCTTGCACAGGGTGGCGGCTCGCTTGACCTGGTCCGTAAGTTCCGGGGCCAGTTGCGCCGCGAGTGCCGCGGCCAGTTCCCGGAAGCGCTCCATCTTCTCATAAGAGGTTCCCAGGAGAGAGTGAAACATTACGCCTTTCAGGGCGTCCACCCGGTTGGCCAGGGGCACCTTGGCGTCTTCCTGGTAGAAGAACATGGCGTCGGAAAGCCGGGCCCGGATGACGCGTTCGTGGCCCTGGCGCACCACGTTGGGGTCCCGGGTCAGGGTGTTATTCACCGCAATGAAATGAGGCAGCAAACGGCCGTCTTGCCCTCTCAAGGAGAAATAGCGCTGGTGCTCCCGCATGGAGGTAATGAGGACCTCGTCGGGCAGGGCCAGAAATTTGTCCTCAAAATTTCCCACCACCACGGAAGGATATTCCACCAGGAAGGTGTTTTCCTCCAGCAGCCCGGGATTGGCCACCACCTCGCCCTTAACCCCGGCGGCGGCCTGAGTCAACTCCTGCTCCAGCAAAGCCCGGCGCGCGGCCGGGTCCACGATGACGTTGGCCGCTTTGAGGGCCGCAACATAGGCCTGACCATCGGCCACCTCCACGGCCTGGGGAGCTAAAAAGCGATGCCCCCGGGTATCGCCACCGCTGGTCACATCTCCCAGCGCAAAAGGCACCACCGCGCCGCCGTAGCGGGCCAAAATCCAGTGGATGGGCCGGGCAAAGGTAATGGTCTCGGCGCCCCAGTGCATGGATTTGGGGAAACTCAGCCCCAAAATAAATCCCGGCAGCAGCTCCGGCAGGCGCTCCGCGGTGGGCCGCCCGGTGGTGCTCTTCTTTATCGCCAGATAGACGCCCCGAGGGGTGTCCACTTCGATGAGGTCGCTTACCGCCACACCTTGCTTCTTGGCAAAACCCTGGGCCGCAGGCGTGGGCTTGCCAGCCGCGTCAAAAGCAACGGCTTTTGGGGGGCCGATTTCCTCGGTTGCGACCTCGGCCTGGGCCTCGGCTAGCTCCCGGGCCACCAGGGCCAAACGTCTGGGGGTGCCATAGGTGAGGATCTCTCCCACACCGATGCGCTCGGCGTCCAACAGCTTGCGGAAAGAGGCAGCCATCTCCTCCAACGCCGGCGGGAGAAAACGGGCCGGGATCTCTTCAGTGCCAATCTCCAATAACAATTCTTTCGCCATGGTGATCCTCGTGTGACTTAAGCGATAGCTGGAAGTTACTTTTTCAGCAACGGAAAGCCCATTTCTTCCCGTTGTTTCAGATAGCCTTCGGCGCAGAGGCGGGCCAGTTGCCGCACCCGGCCGATGAGGCTGCTGCGCTCGGCCACGCTGATGGCGCCCCGGGCATTCAGAAGATTAAAAGTATGGGAACATTTCAGGCAGTAATCGTAGGCCGGTAGCACCAGGTTCAGGCCGATAATGCGCAAGGCTTCGACTTCGTACATATCGAAAAGGCGAAAGAGCATATCCACGTCGGCTTGCTCGAAATTATAGATGGAGTGCTCCACTTCGCCCCGATGGTGCACGTCGCCGTATTTGACGCCTTTAGTCCATTCCAGGTCGTAGACGCTGGCCTTTTTCTGGATATACATGGCGATGCGCTCCGGGCCGTAGGTCAACTCGACGCTCACCGGGTACAGGTCGATGGAGCCCGCCTGTTGGAAGTAGGTGAACTGGGTGATTTCCATGCCGTCCAGCCACACCTCCCAGCCGAGACCCCAGGCTCCCAGGGTGGGGGACTCCCAGTCGTCTTCCACAAAGCGGATATCATGGTCCAGGGGATCGAGCCCCAGGGCCCGCAAGCTATCGAGATAGAGTTCCTGGATATTTTTCGGAGAGGGTTTCAGGATCACCTGGTACTGGTAGTAATGTTGCAGGCGGTTGGGGTTCTCGCCGTAGCGCCCGTCAGTGGGCCGACGGCTCGGCTCCACATAGGCCACGTTCCAGGGTTCCGGCCCCAGGACCCGAAGCAGGGTGGCGGGGTTAAAGGTGCCGGCCCCGACCTCGATGTCGTACGGTTGTTGGATGACGCAGCCCCGGTCGGCCCAGAAGCGCTGCAGGGTCATCAACAGTTCCTGAAAAGTCATCCCGCCTCTCCTTTAAGGAAAAAATATCTGTACAATCTAACGTGTTAGACTCCATCTTGTCAAGGTTTTCACCGGGAGCCCCCGAGCGCCGAGGCCGGCATTTTTCATGCCCTGAAGAGACGTGCTCCCCGATAGCTGCCTGAAGAACTCACTGGGGAAGGGGGAGGAATGATCAAGATAAAGTCCAGCTTTTTTTGGCCGGAGCTTTTTCCGCTCTTGACGCGGCGTGCATCGCAGGTTATATGAGAACTATCACCCTACAGGCACGTAGCTCAGGGGGAGAGCACTACCTTGACGCGGTAGGGGTCAGGGGTTCAAATCCCCTCGTGCCTACCAGATATATCAAGGGGTTACGGTCGAGGCCGTAACCCCTTTTTGCTTTTATCGTTTATTTGTAACACGGTGGGGGATGAGATAACCTGGTCGGGACGGGCGGATTCGAACCGCCGGCTTCCTGCTCCCAAAGCAGGCGCGCTAACCAGGCTGCGCTACGTCCCGAAGTTTTCGGTTGTGCCTTTTCGTGGGGTTTACTCTAAAAATCACCTTCAAGGCTCTCCATAACCTGCCTTAACCCCTGATCTTCAACCTGCAAATATTTCTCCGTGGTCTGCTTGTTTTGGTGCCGAAGTAAGCGGCTCACTTTCGCCATGCTCCATTTCTTCTCATCGAACAGTCGGGAGGCCACATAGTGCCGGATAGCGTGAAAGCCGTAGAGCTGCACTCCGGCCTGGGCGCAAATAGTCCGCATGATCTTGGGGCGGCGGTTATATCGTCCCCCGGTGACTCGGTTATAGAACACCCATTCGTCTTGTTTCCGGCCCTGCCAGAGTCCCCACAGCGTATCATAAAGCACTTGGTTCATAAAGATGATATCTGATTCCCATTCCCCCCCCATGCGCTTCCTGGTCCAAAGAATGACCGTCCGGTCGGTAAAGTTCACATCTGACCATCTCAGGCGCAAGGCTTCATCCAGGCGTGCCAGGGTGTGGTACAGCACCAGGATAAAGGGCCGGTATTCCCCTGCGGCCAGGATGATCTTGCTCATTTCCTCTTGCGTAGGGATTTCCCGGTGGTACTTTGGCTCCGGCATTTTTTCCAGCCAATCACAGAGGTTTTCCGGTATAAGGCGGCGGCGATAGGCCCAATGGAACAGGGCGCAGAGGTCTTTGCGATGACGGTTATAATTGATGTTCCCCTGTCGGGTCTTGAGATAGGATTCGATAATAGGGATGGTGATTTTTTCGGCCGGCAGGGTCCCGCAGTGCTCTAAGAATTGCCGGTAGACGCTGGCTTTGTATTTGTAGGTTTTCGGGACGAACTTTCTTTCGGCATAATCCAGATAAAGGTTGGCCAATTCTTTAAAGTCCATGCCTTCCGGGGTCTTGGGCTTCTT
Above is a genomic segment from Desulfobaccales bacterium containing:
- a CDS encoding pitrilysin family protein, translated to MIFTTERLKFGGAGRVGLRLLMALVAVCWLGLSALPLKAAEDGNLFNKVVEHKLGNGLKVLLLREPRAPIITLQVWYRVGSRNECLGKTGLSHLCEHLMFKGTAKYDPKYFSKEVQKVGGTDNAFTSRNYTAYFETGPKDQLRHWLEMEADRMRDINVDQKAFDLEKKVVIEERRMRTEDDPGSFMQEAAMAATFKAHPYQWPVIGWLNDIESISLEDYQNYYHRYYLPNNCTLVVVGDIDPKDALAQIEATFGKLPAGPEPPKVTAKEPKHYGPTRVEVHREAQFPSVLINYHVPNWESADAYPLELLVRILSQGRSSRLYHDLVYQQKLALEAGADYDFDTTDPFLFFLYGQPMPGKTVAQLEAALEAQIKRIQTELVGAKELQKAKNQVAASFYMAMDSIFYRAMLLGRTETVARWTLLKEFVPKIQQVTSEQIRDVAKKYLVADSKTVGILVPIKTAKAPTGRFRPGQEIR
- the glyS gene encoding glycine--tRNA ligase subunit beta, whose product is MAKELLLEIGTEEIPARFLPPALEEMAASFRKLLDAERIGVGEILTYGTPRRLALVARELAEAQAEVATEEIGPPKAVAFDAAGKPTPAAQGFAKKQGVAVSDLIEVDTPRGVYLAIKKSTTGRPTAERLPELLPGFILGLSFPKSMHWGAETITFARPIHWILARYGGAVVPFALGDVTSGGDTRGHRFLAPQAVEVADGQAYVAALKAANVIVDPAARRALLEQELTQAAAGVKGEVVANPGLLEENTFLVEYPSVVVGNFEDKFLALPDEVLITSMREHQRYFSLRGQDGRLLPHFIAVNNTLTRDPNVVRQGHERVIRARLSDAMFFYQEDAKVPLANRVDALKGVMFHSLLGTSYEKMERFRELAAALAAQLAPELTDQVKRAATLCKADITTEMVGEFPSLQGVMGRQYAKLSGEAPEVAEALFTHYLPRHADDELPKDRIGALVSLADRLDTICGCFGVGLSPTGTADPYGLRRHALAVIRIVRSQELHLDLAAAVAAALELLKGKISRNMADTALEVLDFFQTRLQHLLLTEGFEHETITAVLAAGWRDVVDAADKVRALHEFRQNPEFPSLALAFKRVINIAQAAEPGEVNSALFEHGEENILYQSTKVMEEQVTQALEQRDYSEVCGVLARLRGPVDCFFDKVLVMAEDPKLRRNRLALLVRISQTFLKMADFSKITTA
- the ftsY gene encoding signal recognition particle-docking protein FtsY — translated: MRRWFRRKGKDKDQEEELEAAPVEETAPEPEAPVELSEAGTEAIGEPELKAPEVSLFEPEVAAETESTPARRGFFRRWRREVQEEVLAPEETVSPLELSGEIPPEPLTSPEVDILSPLPATPEAGKPISQETLAAEVAPEIQAAEDLELPGEVNEVVRRKRFSRLRERLHRTREAFSGRLDRLFRGRKVVDAELLDELEELLITADLGVDTSLFLIQALQDKLKRRELADVEKLKAALKAEMFALLTAPALQEVSAHPRVVLLVGVNGVGKTTSLAKLAYRDRHLGLTPMLVAGDTFRAAAVEQLEIWGERVGAPVVKQKTGADPAAVVFDGLAAAVARGVDTVYVDTAGRLHTKVNLMEELKKIHRTAAKKIPGAPHEVLLVLDATTGQNALNQARLFHEAVGVTGLILTKMDGTAKGGVALAVVHETGIPLLFIGVGEAMEDLRPFDAEAFVEAILG
- the glyQ gene encoding glycine--tRNA ligase subunit alpha, with amino-acid sequence MTFQELLMTLQRFWADRGCVIQQPYDIEVGAGTFNPATLLRVLGPEPWNVAYVEPSRRPTDGRYGENPNRLQHYYQYQVILKPSPKNIQELYLDSLRALGLDPLDHDIRFVEDDWESPTLGAWGLGWEVWLDGMEITQFTYFQQAGSIDLYPVSVELTYGPERIAMYIQKKASVYDLEWTKGVKYGDVHHRGEVEHSIYNFEQADVDMLFRLFDMYEVEALRIIGLNLVLPAYDYCLKCSHTFNLLNARGAISVAERSSLIGRVRQLARLCAEGYLKQREEMGFPLLKK
- a CDS encoding tyrosine-type recombinase/integrase; the encoded protein is MSLFRDNRTGLWRWEFEHNKERFTGYGYKTKGEARTAREEKRKEVKKPKTPEGMDFKELANLYLDYAERKFVPKTYKYKASVYRQFLEHCGTLPAEKITIPIIESYLKTRQGNINYNRHRKDLCALFHWAYRRRLIPENLCDWLEKMPEPKYHREIPTQEEMSKIILAAGEYRPFILVLYHTLARLDEALRLRWSDVNFTDRTVILWTRKRMGGEWESDIIFMNQVLYDTLWGLWQGRKQDEWVFYNRVTGGRYNRRPKIMRTICAQAGVQLYGFHAIRHYVASRLFDEKKWSMAKVSRLLRHQNKQTTEKYLQVEDQGLRQVMESLEGDF
- a CDS encoding VanZ family protein — protein: MKIFWRDPYFLHYWLPPILWALAILVMSGDVGSAQKSLGLLKLLLDWFVVLKPAQINMVNFYLRKTGHVLAYGLMYFLWFRAFRGHLSADPGRSFLYALGLCLLVSMTDEAHQSFTKFRGGSGYDVLLDLSGASLAALITFAVWTPRPKAAALAGPDGRHPAGPG